From the Manihot esculenta cultivar AM560-2 chromosome 14, M.esculenta_v8, whole genome shotgun sequence genome, the window CACTTGgcattgataaaaaaaagaaaaagaactcGAAGGACTTCTCATttgtttttccctttttttggCCTCTCATTGGTTTAAAAAACAATCgatttttttataacaattttttttttctttttgaaataggggttgggggagtcgaaccttagacctttcaaggctacaggatgcactttccactagGCTAAGCCTTGAAGTGcacaatttattttttgaaagtaCAATTAATCATGATTTCAATATATTTAATTGATCTATATATGAATTTGAAAGAAATAAAACTGTATTAATATGAAGTGGTATTTCTCAAAAGCAATGATAAAGTAAGTATAGAATTTATACTTGAAGTTGAATGGTTTAGGGAAACGAAAACTTCCTGAATACTTAGAcgattatatttttctttagaaTTAATGGTCcaaaaaattataaaccttgtcgctttaataattttattatttttcatgtatCTAATTAGAACAAATCACTAATATTATAatcttaaattaaattcaaatcaaaaccaaatcataatgttttttttttatcccaagttaaaacagaaaaaaaaataaaattaaatgttgcAGTTATGCCTAAGAGATTAATTAGAGTCACTTGGTAATGTAGAGGTTGGAGTTGTTTTGAACAACCTCAAATTGGACAATAACAAACGTGTCTTTGGACCGAACCTCTTTATTGCATGCAACCCCTGCATGACAATCTCCTTTACACGTGCCTCCCCTCTCTTCAACACGTGCCATCCTTATCTGGATTCCGGATcccctctctctctatatatatcaCCTTCTCCGTCTCTCACAAAACTCCATCATCTACACTGCACAAATCAATCACTGTTTTTATTTTCGTCAATGGCCGAGCAACAAGCATTGCAGCAGCACGACCAGCCACCACGAAAGTCCTACCAGGTGGTGAAGGCAGCAACTGCGGCCACAGCTGGTGGATCTCTGCTACTTCTTTCTGGTTTAGTGGTGGTTGGTACGGTCATTGCGATCACCATAGCTACTCCATTGCTGGTCATTTGCAGCCCGGTTATTGTCCCTGCGATCATCGCAGTTGGTCTCATAATCACAGGGTTCTTGACCTCAGGAGGTTTCGGCGTAGCATCAGTCTTCATCTTGACATGGATTTATAGGTAATAATTCATTTTGTTAAGGAAGTCTAGCTAGCTAGGTCTCGTGATTATTCTAACAAGTGGAGGGTTGCAGGTATGTAACTGGGAAGAAGCCACCGGGCGCGGAAAGTCTGGAGCAGGCACGGCTGAAACTGGCGGGTAAGGCACGAGAAATTAAGGACAAAGCGGAGCAGTTTGGGCATCAAGCAACTGGTCAACAGACATAGAAGATCCGGTCCACTTCCATCTCTGCCCTTATACATGGAGAAACAATAATACAGATATCATTAAAGATTGGGGTGGAGAAGCATGGCTTTGATTTAGATGTGTATGAGTGGTGATTAATTATAAATCAAGGCCATTTCTTGTTTGTGGTGTTAATTTGGCATTTgggttgcttttttttttttcctttttttgtgTATGtgctttaaaataatttatttgttttattgtCTGGAGTCTCTGTAATGAAGTCTTTTATTTCTTGGATTTGTGTAGTAATAGTCTATTGATTTGGGTATTACATATGATCAATATCTCGCCCCAGAAGGATCAGTTTTTAATTAAAGTTGGGTAGAGTCACCTGTCACTAGGGTACAGTGATCTTAATATAGGATCATGTGTGTAATAACTTTTCCTAGTCCTAATAGTCCTGTGTCCTTTTTAAGTATAGGACAGCGGCGTCTACAAATGACGTCTTGTGTTTTCTTTTATACTTCAGCGGCTCTAGTCTCTTCTATATCAAATTAAGTTGTCAAATCTTATCGGGGTCGAGAGGCTAATTCTTATCCGTATTGGATTTTTATACGTTCAATTACTTATTAAATTTGCAAGGTAACATTATTATTTAGTACAGATCaagatagtttttttttaatgtttttagaATAAAGTTCtattaaatttgagagattgtTTAGTCTTAAACATGCGAGAACAGGTACATGCAAGAATCAAGAAATTTCCTTGCGGGCACTAGAAATTTCCCTTTATCGCATATAATGAATCATTCATCGGGACTTGGAGCTCCGAGACGCGTTCAGATTTGGCCCTCGTCGTATTAGATAGACCGATTTTTTGCCGGATTATTCTCTCCCCCTCGATAGGCTCTTCTTTTTTTATTCGACTTAAATTATGATCATTTGTAAAATTGATCATTTATTTTGTCTGCAATTCTTAGTTATTTACCAGGTGGGTAAAATAGAAATTTACTACTGATTCCAacatattttttgaattatatatttttagggAAAAGCATAATCACCGAACTCGTATAATAATTGTAGTCATTGGTACCGACCTGTCAACTTTTTTCTTAATCTTAACTTATTATAAGGTCAAGGGACGAGTTGATTGTACAAATTGCATGCGCATGTAAAAGCCTCTAGAGTTGATAAGACGTGTATCTACTCTTCAAAGGGGTTTTGAAAGACGCAGAATATGATATAAACAGACACTGATCGAGATGGGGGATAGGGATCTTGATTTTGAGCGTGAATTTCTTCACAACTTGATACAGACACAAACAATAAGATTGCAATAATCTAAATGAGGATTAACGAAGCTGGAGAGGAGTAGTTGATCTAACTATAGGGCTGGATGAGCAGGAAATTAAACAAGAAGAAAGCAAAATCAATAGGAGAAATTAAAATACATCAAACATATAAAAGAGAAGAAGGAAATAGAGCTGAGCAGCGGTGAGAAAGGGCTGGCAACAAGCATTAAAATCAACATTCATTCCTGTATATGTGCATCAACTTGACAGTCCAACTGTGCAATAACGGCAAGCGAATATGGTTCTACAGTTTGCAAGAGTGAGCTACTGTTTAAGGGATGCAATTATTCTGACAATTAAGAAGGAAATAAGTATAACTGTATTCAGAAAggtagaatttaaaataaaaaaaaattaatcaaggaCAAAAAATTTTTAACCACATTTCTTTTCAGATGGAACTTGGCCCAACAAATCATATATTAACATGGAAGAGAGGCCGCAAAACGTTACTCATACTATCCATATTCACTATTGGATGTAATGATTATGAAATCATCATAAGAAGATATTATCgtatgacataatgaaaggaCGTTTGAAATGTCAAATGCATAAACAGTGAATTATAACAAATACTCAATTGTCCAGATTTTGATATGCTTTGAAATCATTTTATAAGCTAAATACGGTACCAAGTCACAAGAAGAGAAAGGTAGGAATGACCTCTATAAGTTTCCTCATGATCAGAGCATGATAAGGAAGCTTTTCCTCTCTGCTTTTTCACTCATTCAATGCCCAACAAAACGTATCATCACCCTAAGTTTTTGCAGCATCTGGGACCTGcttttggtattgctcaagggtAATACTACACTTGTTCATGGTACGGGCATCAAGGAGACCATGATTCCATAATTTTATCATAAACAACTTCCAACACCTACCAACCAAAAGTGAAATCATATCTAGAACGCAAGTGAAGGATTTATCATTTAAAGGTGAAACAAAATACTTGCTACCAGCTGCAAATAGTGGAATCCAGAAACAGAAACAATAAAGGGACAAGAAACAGCTAAAGTGGACTGTATATCGAAGCACATTCTAAATAAATTACCAGAGTAGCGCTGGGGCTCGGGCAAGATCATGCCCGTGTAATCTCGAGAATGCCTCACATGCCCAAGGTATATGACCATCTGCCAACACTCTGCCACCATGGAAAACAAATAACAGAAAATGAAAGCCAGAAATGTATATTCAGACAATAATTTGAAAATGCTCAATTAGAGCCAAACATGAAAGCATAAAACAAATAACAGAAATGAAAGCCAGAAATGCTCATAACTTTGGACAAACCAAAAATGAAGAAACACAAGTATATCATCTAGTTGCATTTAATTCATACCTCATATACGTACATTAGCAAAATAAATAGTCTCTCATAAAAAGCATTCTTACATGAATTCAAAGAAGCAGCAAGTGTCGTAGGCAAAAATAAATCAGTAATACAAGGGCCACATCAaccaaaagagaaaagaaagatgcCCATGGCAGTCGGGCAAACATGATATGATGATAACCAAGATTACGGCTCTAATTAGAGCCAAAAATCAAAATGTATCAAATCAAATAGCTGGTAATTAGCATTGGTGGTTGAGGCTTTTTCCCAAAGGACCCAAAACAAACCAACCAGTCTACCACATTACAAGCTCCAGAAAAGATTATGCATTGCACAGCATTTCTCCATTGTTTCAAGTCCAGGACCTCCATGTCACAAAATATAGGCTAATATAGCATCAAGGCTAAACTTACCTGGGGTTTGCtttgattaaattttcatattggaAAGAAATGGAAAAAGATGATTACCGCTGC encodes:
- the LOC110631383 gene encoding oleosin 1 is translated as MAEQQALQQHDQPPRKSYQVVKAATAATAGGSLLLLSGLVVVGTVIAITIATPLLVICSPVIVPAIIAVGLIITGFLTSGGFGVASVFILTWIYRYVTGKKPPGAESLEQARLKLAGKAREIKDKAEQFGHQATGQQT